One Tiliqua scincoides isolate rTilSci1 chromosome 9, rTilSci1.hap2, whole genome shotgun sequence DNA segment encodes these proteins:
- the FBLIM1 gene encoding filamin-binding LIM protein 1, which produces MAWLASWQPPDPRPTAQSLGEEFSGATVGDVWGRAGSAGRAWVCLSLHVGSQSQAAESLSRGLERSGCAPRTSGPRPEQAGDGVGEAGRAAALGGRGWGAALWASGCPASPSEGVAAGPWWRPKGGSSGQVEGALVAAPRPPSGGGDRGLGRLPLLAAGGRSPALFAREEAPLSPRIQVRKLWSDKMEKRIASSIFITLTPPRRDPLAKGTIRPTGAPHPSSNPPKDALIPAGPTLPQISTRITKAVQGGTGIPSGEFHPVPFSVETLGPDLEKRVEVLQPPSRVPAEARPSHVLPSVLGQAGKQQTERWEETATSTGICAFCHKALFLQGPAIEAMNKQYHVDCFTCRTCHCALAGQLFYQKEGRPLCAGCYESTLEKCVRCQALILSHLVRALGSTYHPECFTCVACGRSIGDEAFTVDEEMGVHCLQDFYRKYASVCCACQEPIIPSPGRDAYQIVCLGRHFHEDCYRCEVCRVLLSPEPTEGSCYPLGDRLLCKSCNIQQKEVISR; this is translated from the exons ATGGCCTGGCTCGCAAGCTGGCAGCCACCTGACCCACGTCCCACCGCCCAGAGCCTCGGAGAGGAATTCTCCGGGGCGACAGTCGGAGACGTCTGGGGCCGAGCAGGCTCAGCAGGCCGGGCCTGGGTCTGCCTGTCGCTGCACGTGGGCAGCCagagccaggcagcagagagcctGTCCAGGGGTCTGGAGAGGTCTGGAT GTGCGCCCAGGACGAGCGGGCCACGTCCCGAGCAGGCCGGCGACGGGGTGGGGGAAGCGGGTCGCGCCGCCGCGCTCGGCGGCCGAGGCTGGGGCGCGGCGCTCTGGGCCTCGGGCTGCCCGGCGTCTCCATCAGAGGGAGTGGCAGCCGGGCCGTGGTGGCGCCCGAAGGGGGGGAGCAGCGGGCAGGTCGAGGGCGCGCTTGTGGCTGCGCCGCGCCCGCCTTCAGGGGGAGGAGACCGGGGACTGGGCCGCCTTCCTCTGCTCGCGGCCGGCGGCCGCAGCCCTGCATTGTTCGCCCGGGAGGAGGCGCCTCTCTCGCCTCGCATCCAG gtGAGGAAGTTGTGGTCAGACAAAATGGAGAAGCGGATTGCCTCATCCATCTTCATCACCCTTACACCCCCCAGGAGGGACCCCTTGGCCAAGGGCACAATAAGGCCAACAGGGGCTCCACATCCCAGCAGCAACCCACCCAAGGATGCCCTGATTCCTGCTGGCCCTACCCTGCCCCAAATATCGACCAGGATCACCAAAGCAGTCCAAGGAGGGACCGGCATAcccagtggag aaTTCCACCCTGTGCCATTCTCAGTGGAGACCCTTGGTCCTGATCTCGAGAAGCGGGTGGAGGTATTGCAG CCACCTTCCAGGGTTCCAGCAGAAGCGAGACCAAGTCATGTCCTTCCCTCTGTCCTTGGtcaggctggcaagcagcagaCAGAGAGGTGGGAGGAGACAGCTACGTCCACAG GCATCTGTGCCTTCTGCCACAAAGCCCTCTTCCTGCAGGGCCCTGCCATTGAGGCCATGAACAAACAGTACCACGTGGACTGCTTCACCTGCCGGACCTGTCACTGTGCCCTGGCAGGGCAGCTCTTCTACCAGAAGGAGGGGCGGCCACTGTGTGCAGGCTGCTATGAG AGCACCTTGGAGAAGTGTGTCCGGTGCCAGGCCCTGATCCTGAGTCACCTGGTGCGTGCCCTGGGCAGCACCTACCACCCAGAGTGCTTCACCTGTGTGGCGTGTGGCCGGAGTATCGGGGATGAGGCCTTCACGGTCGACGAGGAGATGGGTGTGCACTGCCTCCAGGACTTCTACAG GAAGTACGCCTCGGTGTGCTGTGCGTGTCAGGAGCCCATCATTCCAAGCCCAGGGAGAGACGCCTACCAGATTGTGTGCCTGGGGCGACACTTCCATGAGGACTGCTATCGGTGCGAA GTGTGCCGGGTTCTGCTGTCCCCAGAACCCACAGAgggcagctgctaccccctgggCGACCGTCTCCTCTGCAAATCCTGCAACATCCAGCAGAAAGAAGTGATCTCCCGCTGA
- the SVBP gene encoding small vasohibin-binding protein, producing the protein MEPGGGRRERLPPPTPVPPPQPPKAKEGPAGGSSSSRGEKAKQRAAQQELKQRQRAEIYALNRVMTELEQQQFDAFCQQMRAAGD; encoded by the exons atggagccTGGCGGGGGCCGCAGAGAGCGGCTGCCTCCGCCCACCCCGGTGCCTCCTCCGCAGCCGCCCAAGGCCAAGGAGGGGCCggccggcggcagcagcagcagccgcggcGAGAAGGCCAAGCAGCGCGCCGCGCAGCAGGAGCTCAAGCAGCGGCAGCGGGCAGAG ATCTACGCCCTGAACCGGGTGATGACggagctggagcagcagcagttcGACGCCTTCTGCCAGCAGATGCGGGCCGCCGGAGACTGA